One window of Cryptobacterium curtum DSM 15641 genomic DNA carries:
- a CDS encoding 2-hydroxyacyl-CoA dehydratase: MEATEKTTLSVQENVPEQAVASVQESAPAQSPTAVQDTPSIQEGTAVQDTQPAQEDATAQHIPSAQEAASTQKAITGNLHIGIDVGSTTVKLAILDDENQVRYSIYQRHHADVRATIVEVLKKAAEEYGEETMTTAITGSGGLLLGQWLSIPFIQEVIASKTAVETFIPQTDVAIELGGEDAKIIYFDNGIEQRMNGTCAGGTGAFIDQMAALLDTDASGLNELAARHTILYPIASRCGVFAKTDVQPLLNEGAKKEDISASIFQAVVTQTISGLACGRPIRGHVAFLGGPLQYLPELRKRFYETLNLDDEHIIVPENAHLFVAAGCAIAGIGETDPERLNDIVARLESLGDLQGTEVVRLPPLFANDEEFHEFEQRHAKEKVRRRDLASFEGKAFLGIDAGSTTFKAALVAEDGSLLWSYYTSNKGDVLETAKAGVQKLYNELPRHADGSCPVEIGHATVTGYGEGLLLEALRVDSGEIETVAHLRGAQEMLPDVQFILDIGGQDMKCLRVKDGVIDSIMLNEACSSGCGSFIESFAAGLNLPVREFAVTANSAKNPVDLGSRCTVFMNSRVKQAQKEGATVGDIAAGLAISVIKNALFKVIKMRDPHDVGTQVIVQGGTFLNDSVLRAFEQLSQVNAVRPDIAGNMGAFGAALLARDRYRDAVRRAEASGASAATVTTTLLGSEALSVLSPTHRTLRCKACGNHCLLTVNDFGVDETTGKHRRFITGNRCEKGLGQVSARSAVPNMFEWKSHRLFDYEPLAASDAPRGRVGIPRALNMYENYPFWFTFFTELGFRVEVSDPSTKKTYEAGIESIPSENACYPAKISHGHIMNLLAKHPDFIWMPCAKWERQEDEGAGNHFNCPIVMSYSESLRLNIDELHTSDVAFLNPFLPYDQKDKLKKRLYVELVENHPEIMAKYGPAPKRRDIDRAVDAAWEEDLKFKDDVHKKGEEVLHWMEEHQSHGIVLAGRPYHNDPEINHAIPELLCGFGLAVLTEDAVAHLGKLERPIRLVDQWMYHTRLYAAAKFVTERNDLDLIQLNSFGCGLDALTTDQVQEILEASGKVYTVLKIDEVSNLGAARIRVRSLLAALKEQQDERAEAQSAPSCPAGALADKLVADFEARRAASDGSFEAEAARKLVAAGVTGAAATAGATAETVHESSTEKTGAQSESGSQTSDSVASGKEASTIASQRSSASTEFPRVEFTQAMKDAGYTILAPQMAPIHFDLLLPIFRANGYNLELLPSVDHGAVDAGLRYVNNDICYPSILVTGQIMEAVTSGRYDTDKLAVLITQTGGGCRATNYISLIRKALRAAGLGHIPVISLALQNNLDESNEGFKITPSMLQQALYALSYGDLLMTALYRCRPYEAEPGAAENLFNQWMATCAKQIESGENRKRFARTVRAIVDDFDTLPLVGEGSKPRVGVVGEILVKFHPTANNQLVDQIEAEGCEAVVPGLIEFFLFGIAGRIFQKDPLGRSGKGALAARGILKYIESVRRPVFEAMEASNRFEPPTDIFTLADYAEEILSLCNSMGEGWLLTAEMVELIRHGAPNIVCAQPFACLPNHVVGKAVIKELRRRYPESNIVAVDYDPGASEVNQLNRIKLMIAVAKANLAEAEQDARQARTASYEKPQPACVACGIDWDIEAARIEEEVRQRELVKR; the protein is encoded by the coding sequence CTACCAGCGACACCATGCTGACGTGCGCGCCACCATTGTAGAGGTGCTCAAGAAAGCAGCTGAAGAGTATGGCGAAGAAACGATGACAACAGCTATCACGGGTTCGGGTGGTCTGCTTTTGGGGCAGTGGCTTTCCATTCCCTTCATTCAGGAGGTTATCGCTAGCAAAACAGCTGTTGAAACGTTTATTCCTCAGACAGATGTGGCTATCGAGCTCGGCGGCGAAGACGCAAAAATCATCTACTTTGACAACGGTATTGAACAGCGCATGAACGGTACCTGCGCTGGTGGTACGGGTGCGTTTATCGACCAGATGGCTGCACTGCTCGATACCGATGCATCGGGTTTAAATGAGCTGGCAGCGCGCCATACCATTTTGTATCCCATCGCCAGTCGGTGTGGTGTGTTTGCTAAAACCGATGTACAGCCGCTTTTGAATGAAGGTGCGAAGAAAGAAGATATTTCAGCATCGATTTTCCAGGCGGTTGTCACTCAGACGATTTCTGGTTTAGCGTGCGGACGCCCGATACGTGGTCATGTGGCTTTCCTAGGGGGTCCCCTTCAATACCTTCCCGAACTGCGTAAACGTTTTTATGAAACGCTCAATCTTGATGATGAGCACATTATTGTGCCTGAAAATGCTCACTTATTTGTGGCGGCCGGTTGCGCCATTGCGGGCATTGGCGAAACTGATCCAGAGCGGCTCAACGATATTGTTGCGCGCCTCGAGAGTTTGGGCGATCTGCAGGGTACCGAAGTGGTGCGCTTACCGCCACTGTTTGCTAACGACGAAGAATTTCACGAATTTGAACAGCGTCATGCCAAAGAAAAAGTGCGTCGGCGTGATTTAGCGTCGTTTGAAGGAAAGGCATTTTTGGGCATTGATGCCGGTTCAACAACATTCAAAGCAGCGCTAGTGGCTGAAGACGGCAGCCTGCTCTGGAGCTATTACACAAGCAACAAGGGCGATGTTCTCGAGACAGCAAAAGCGGGTGTTCAGAAGCTCTACAACGAATTACCGCGCCATGCTGACGGAAGCTGTCCGGTCGAAATTGGTCATGCCACGGTAACCGGCTATGGCGAGGGATTGCTGCTTGAAGCCCTGCGCGTCGATTCGGGCGAGATCGAAACCGTTGCTCATTTGCGGGGGGCACAAGAAATGCTTCCCGATGTGCAATTTATTCTCGACATTGGTGGGCAGGACATGAAATGCCTGCGCGTGAAGGATGGCGTTATCGATTCGATCATGCTCAATGAAGCCTGCTCGAGTGGATGTGGCAGCTTTATCGAGAGCTTTGCTGCCGGTTTGAACCTTCCGGTGCGTGAGTTTGCGGTTACGGCCAATAGTGCCAAGAATCCAGTTGACCTGGGAAGTCGCTGCACAGTCTTTATGAACAGTCGCGTGAAGCAAGCCCAAAAGGAAGGCGCCACGGTTGGCGATATTGCCGCCGGTTTGGCTATCTCAGTTATTAAAAATGCGCTGTTCAAAGTTATTAAGATGCGCGATCCGCACGATGTAGGTACGCAGGTTATTGTACAGGGTGGCACATTTTTAAACGATTCGGTTTTGCGCGCGTTCGAACAGCTTTCGCAGGTTAATGCCGTTCGTCCTGATATTGCTGGCAATATGGGGGCGTTTGGTGCGGCACTTTTGGCGCGCGACCGTTATCGCGACGCTGTGCGCCGTGCTGAGGCATCGGGTGCTTCTGCCGCAACGGTTACGACAACGCTTTTGGGTTCTGAAGCGCTGTCGGTTCTTTCTCCCACTCATCGGACGCTGCGCTGCAAGGCCTGCGGTAATCACTGCTTGCTGACCGTGAACGATTTTGGTGTCGATGAAACCACTGGTAAGCATCGTCGCTTTATTACGGGAAATCGCTGTGAAAAGGGCTTAGGGCAAGTTTCCGCGCGTTCAGCAGTGCCGAATATGTTTGAGTGGAAGAGTCACCGTCTGTTCGATTACGAACCGCTTGCCGCCTCAGACGCTCCGCGTGGACGGGTGGGTATTCCGCGTGCACTCAATATGTACGAGAACTATCCGTTCTGGTTTACCTTCTTTACCGAACTCGGTTTCCGTGTGGAAGTATCCGACCCATCGACCAAAAAGACCTACGAGGCGGGTATCGAAAGTATTCCGTCAGAAAATGCCTGCTACCCGGCAAAAATTTCTCACGGTCATATTATGAACTTGCTCGCCAAGCATCCTGACTTTATCTGGATGCCCTGCGCCAAGTGGGAGCGCCAAGAAGATGAGGGCGCGGGCAATCACTTCAATTGCCCTATCGTTATGAGCTATTCGGAAAGTTTGCGCCTTAATATCGACGAGTTGCATACCTCTGACGTTGCATTTTTGAACCCATTTTTACCCTACGATCAGAAGGACAAGCTCAAGAAACGCCTGTATGTGGAACTAGTTGAAAATCACCCCGAAATTATGGCTAAGTATGGCCCTGCGCCGAAGCGCCGCGATATTGATCGTGCGGTTGATGCGGCGTGGGAAGAAGATCTCAAGTTCAAAGATGATGTCCACAAGAAGGGCGAAGAAGTCCTGCACTGGATGGAAGAGCACCAGTCGCACGGTATTGTGCTGGCGGGTCGTCCGTACCACAACGATCCTGAAATTAACCACGCGATTCCTGAATTGCTCTGTGGCTTTGGACTGGCAGTACTTACTGAAGATGCCGTTGCTCATCTGGGTAAACTAGAGCGGCCGATTCGTCTGGTTGATCAGTGGATGTATCATACCCGCTTGTATGCGGCGGCGAAGTTTGTAACTGAACGTAACGACCTCGATTTAATTCAGCTGAATAGTTTTGGGTGCGGTCTTGATGCACTGACAACCGATCAGGTACAGGAAATACTCGAAGCGTCGGGCAAGGTGTATACCGTGCTCAAGATTGACGAGGTGTCAAACCTCGGCGCGGCGCGTATTCGGGTACGTAGCTTGCTTGCTGCCCTGAAGGAGCAGCAGGATGAGCGTGCTGAAGCGCAGAGTGCTCCCAGCTGTCCGGCGGGGGCGTTGGCCGATAAACTCGTGGCTGACTTTGAAGCGCGTCGTGCAGCATCTGATGGCTCGTTTGAGGCTGAAGCAGCTCGCAAGCTTGTGGCTGCGGGTGTCACGGGCGCGGCAGCCACCGCAGGCGCTACTGCGGAAACTGTACATGAATCGTCAACCGAGAAAACTGGTGCTCAATCTGAGTCTGGTTCTCAGACATCTGATAGCGTAGCATCAGGCAAAGAGGCTTCTACGATTGCATCGCAGCGCTCATCGGCTTCGACTGAGTTCCCACGCGTGGAGTTCACGCAAGCCATGAAAGATGCTGGCTACACTATTCTTGCTCCGCAAATGGCACCAATTCACTTTGATCTGCTGCTTCCTATATTCCGCGCGAATGGTTATAACCTAGAGCTTCTGCCTTCGGTGGACCATGGTGCAGTTGATGCGGGCTTGCGCTATGTCAATAACGATATCTGCTATCCGTCTATTCTTGTAACGGGCCAGATTATGGAAGCCGTGACAAGTGGACGATACGACACCGACAAACTTGCGGTACTGATTACGCAAACGGGTGGCGGCTGTCGCGCAACAAACTACATCAGCTTGATTCGCAAGGCACTGCGCGCAGCGGGCTTGGGGCATATCCCGGTCATTTCGCTCGCGCTGCAAAACAACCTTGATGAAAGTAATGAAGGCTTTAAGATTACGCCGTCAATGTTGCAACAGGCGCTGTATGCCCTGTCGTATGGCGACTTGCTAATGACAGCCCTCTATCGCTGCCGTCCTTACGAAGCGGAGCCCGGTGCTGCTGAAAACCTCTTTAATCAGTGGATGGCTACCTGTGCGAAACAGATTGAATCAGGTGAAAACCGCAAGCGCTTTGCCCGCACGGTGCGCGCCATTGTTGACGATTTTGATACTCTGCCGCTGGTGGGCGAGGGAAGCAAACCACGTGTTGGTGTGGTTGGCGAGATTCTTGTGAAGTTCCATCCAACAGCAAACAATCAGCTGGTCGATCAGATCGAAGCAGAAGGCTGCGAAGCGGTTGTGCCGGGGCTTATCGAGTTCTTCCTTTTTGGCATTGCGGGACGTATTTTCCAGAAGGATCCGCTCGGCCGTTCGGGCAAAGGTGCGCTGGCTGCGCGCGGCATCTTGAAGTACATCGAAAGCGTACGTCGCCCGGTGTTTGAAGCTATGGAGGCATCGAATCGTTTCGAGCCGCCAACGGATATCTTTACTTTGGCGGATTATGCCGAAGAAATATTGTCGCTGTGCAACAGCATGGGTGAAGGTTGGCTGTTAACAGCTGAAATGGTGGAACTTATTCGCCATGGTGCGCCGAATATCGTGTGCGCTCAGCCGTTTGCGTGCTTGCCGAATCATGTGGTGGGCAAGGCCGTTATTAAGGAATTGCGCCGCCGCTATCCAGAAAGCAATATTGTGGCAGTGGATTACGACCCAGGCGCTTCTGAAGTAAACCAGCTCAATCGCATTAAGTTAATGATTGCGGTTGCGAAGGCAAATTTGGCTGAAGCTGAACAAGACGCCCGTCAGGCACGGACTGCATCCTATGAAAAACCGCAGCCAGCTTGTGTGGCCTGTGGAATAGATTGGGATATCGAGGCTGCCCGCATTGAAGAAGAGGTTCGACAGCGCGAGCTTGTAAAGAGATAA
- the rsmI gene encoding 16S rRNA (cytidine(1402)-2'-O)-methyltransferase yields MAMGTLFLCPTPLGNLGDMTPRALDALRGANTVLAEDTRVTGKLLAAFDIKAHLERMDEQMLSRKVDQIVDRLVAGETMAFCSDAGMPGVSDPGSRLVAAARSAGVSVCVLPGATATATAYVASGFSCPRFYFGGFFPRKATAATHLLESVASLDAVLLFYESPHRLVAALKRIASVYPHRRVAVCRELTKIHEEVQVGYSGEIADLFAHRAKKEPIKGEIVIVIDAPSADEAADRCKDAASSAAARAVELVMNERHSCKDAATALQHEFGLSRNAAYEIAQQARSSGNFPKITSDDHE; encoded by the coding sequence ATGGCTATGGGTACGCTCTTTTTGTGTCCAACTCCACTAGGCAATCTGGGGGATATGACCCCGCGTGCGCTCGATGCGCTTCGTGGGGCCAATACGGTGCTTGCAGAGGACACGCGGGTAACCGGCAAGCTGCTTGCTGCGTTTGATATCAAGGCACATCTTGAACGGATGGATGAACAAATGTTGTCGCGTAAAGTCGATCAGATAGTTGATCGGCTTGTGGCAGGAGAAACGATGGCGTTTTGTAGCGATGCTGGCATGCCCGGTGTTTCCGATCCGGGCAGTCGCTTGGTGGCTGCTGCCCGGAGTGCTGGGGTGTCAGTGTGCGTGCTTCCGGGGGCCACCGCGACCGCAACTGCGTATGTCGCGAGTGGCTTTTCCTGTCCGCGATTTTATTTCGGCGGTTTCTTCCCCCGTAAAGCGACAGCGGCAACACACCTGCTTGAGTCGGTTGCTTCGCTTGATGCGGTTCTCTTGTTTTACGAAAGCCCTCATCGCTTGGTTGCAGCTCTTAAGCGTATTGCATCTGTATATCCGCACCGTCGTGTTGCGGTCTGCCGTGAGTTAACGAAAATTCACGAAGAAGTGCAGGTGGGTTATTCAGGCGAGATCGCAGATTTATTTGCGCATCGAGCTAAAAAAGAACCAATTAAGGGTGAGATTGTTATTGTTATTGATGCGCCAAGTGCCGATGAAGCTGCCGATAGATGCAAGGATGCTGCCAGCAGTGCCGCCGCCCGGGCCGTTGAGCTTGTTATGAACGAGAGACATTCCTGTAAAGATGCTGCCACCGCGTTGCAACACGAATTTGGTCTTTCACGTAATGCAGCCTATGAGATTGCTCAACAGGCACGCTCAAGCGGCAATTTCCCTAAAATTACCTCCGATGACCACGAGTAA
- a CDS encoding M48 family metallopeptidase has product MIEDNLTFVDGIEVRIHRKCVKNLRIRVVAPDGHVEASTPLCMSRAQVEAFVRSRAEWIARQQQRLQTSPQRIAELASKEECAAWRDLIAALVPPLVEKWEEVLGVHAGSLAYRNMRSRWGSCQPETGRICINTRLALYPPECLEYVVVHELAHLLEANHGPAFYAILDRALPTWKSARDKLRS; this is encoded by the coding sequence ATGATTGAGGACAACCTAACCTTTGTTGACGGTATTGAAGTGCGTATACATCGCAAGTGCGTCAAGAATTTACGTATTCGTGTGGTTGCTCCTGATGGCCATGTGGAAGCCAGCACACCACTATGTATGTCGCGCGCCCAGGTAGAAGCCTTTGTACGCAGTCGCGCTGAGTGGATTGCGCGTCAACAGCAGCGACTACAGACTTCACCGCAACGAATAGCCGAGCTTGCTTCAAAAGAAGAGTGCGCTGCGTGGCGCGATCTTATTGCAGCACTGGTGCCCCCGCTGGTAGAAAAGTGGGAAGAAGTGCTCGGGGTGCATGCAGGGTCGCTGGCGTATCGTAATATGCGCAGCAGGTGGGGATCATGTCAGCCAGAAACGGGGCGCATCTGCATTAATACACGTTTGGCACTGTATCCACCTGAGTGTTTGGAATATGTAGTGGTGCATGAACTTGCCCATTTGCTTGAAGCGAATCATGGACCAGCTTTTTATGCCATACTCGACAGGGCATTGCCTACGTGGAAGAGCGCACGCGATAAGCTGCGCTCCTAA
- a CDS encoding cation diffusion facilitator family transporter, with protein MADNQREHIIIRTSLIGIIGNIALAAVKAVIGLVSNSIAIVLDAVNNLSDALSSAITIIGAKLAGRTPNRAHPFGYGRVEYFSTILIGVIVLFAGITSLRESFGRIIAPETPSYETISLVVIAIAVVAKVALGRYFTLRGKAASSASLVASGTDALMDAAISASTLAAALAFIFFGISLEAWLGALISLVIIKAGFDILREAIGKILGERIDADVASSIKQTVCSVKGVRGAYDLILTDFGPERLWGSIHVSVDEHMTAEEIDSLTRRIETEVTKKHQVFLHTVGIYSANASDVADPEVKRVRQIVEEITSAHSHIKEVHGLFIDPSVKQVSFDVVIDFDAPDRQGEWQEIYSAAKRALPDYKVRVALDADISD; from the coding sequence GTGGCTGACAATCAACGTGAACACATCATTATTCGAACGAGTCTTATTGGCATTATTGGCAACATTGCGCTTGCGGCGGTTAAGGCAGTTATCGGGCTTGTGTCGAATTCGATCGCTATCGTGCTTGACGCGGTTAATAACTTAAGCGACGCCCTGTCATCAGCAATTACTATTATTGGGGCGAAGCTGGCGGGGCGCACCCCCAATCGTGCTCATCCGTTTGGGTACGGGCGGGTTGAGTACTTTAGCACCATCCTCATTGGCGTCATCGTTCTGTTTGCGGGTATTACGTCGCTTCGTGAATCCTTTGGCCGCATTATTGCGCCCGAGACTCCTTCTTACGAAACAATTTCACTTGTGGTGATTGCTATCGCTGTTGTGGCAAAGGTTGCGCTCGGTCGTTACTTCACCCTGCGCGGCAAAGCGGCTTCTTCCGCATCACTGGTTGCTTCTGGTACCGATGCCCTTATGGATGCTGCCATTTCCGCATCTACGCTTGCCGCAGCTCTCGCCTTTATCTTCTTTGGCATTTCGCTTGAGGCGTGGCTTGGTGCACTTATTTCGCTGGTTATTATCAAAGCGGGCTTCGATATTTTGCGCGAGGCGATTGGAAAAATACTGGGCGAGCGTATCGATGCCGATGTAGCGAGCTCCATTAAGCAGACGGTGTGTAGTGTCAAGGGCGTCCGTGGTGCGTACGACTTAATTCTTACCGATTTCGGTCCAGAGCGGCTGTGGGGGAGCATCCATGTATCGGTTGACGAGCACATGACTGCCGAAGAAATCGATTCACTTACACGGCGCATTGAAACTGAGGTAACCAAGAAGCACCAGGTGTTTCTTCATACGGTTGGTATTTATTCGGCTAATGCATCTGATGTAGCCGACCCCGAGGTAAAACGGGTACGCCAGATAGTTGAAGAAATTACCAGTGCTCATTCGCATATTAAGGAAGTTCATGGTCTGTTTATCGACCCATCGGTCAAGCAGGTGAGTTTCGACGTAGTGATTGATTTTGATGCACCTGATCGTCAGGGCGAATGGCAGGAAATTTACTCTGCCGCCAAGCGAGCGCTCCCCGATTATAAAGTGCGCGTTGCTCTCGACGCGGATATCAGCGATTAG
- a CDS encoding coiled-coil domain-containing protein produces the protein MVKRLVGIGACGVVLSALICMQLASSAYADTDELSELQQQVESTAKDYDDALARLDDLNAQIAENQARLDEINQSLPGQQQRSAVSLKTLYILQQEGGSLIDLVLDSESIADFIQRIEYLDCIHDHNTAEVRKLDALKSELEAVQSDLSSQQKEVQQAADRAERTLKSAQSAREEAEQRAIALAAAQAAEAKQQAQEAAVAQVATEAGQDAANTAVDNSSQDTSANYSGTVKSDDVDWSSDKKAFVNKWSGRIDSYLSGSPLAGQGQVFAEAAWDYGVDPRWSPAIAYKESSLGAHCFKPHNAWGWGSSSWSSWDEAIRAHVSGLARIYGSTLTPEAARKYCPPNSTDWYNTVLSQMQSI, from the coding sequence ATGGTCAAGCGCTTGGTTGGCATTGGCGCTTGTGGTGTCGTGCTAAGTGCATTGATATGTATGCAGCTTGCCAGTTCTGCTTATGCCGACACTGACGAGCTATCCGAGCTGCAACAGCAGGTTGAATCAACGGCAAAGGATTACGACGACGCTCTCGCGCGCCTTGACGATCTCAATGCCCAGATAGCAGAAAACCAGGCACGTCTTGACGAAATTAACCAGAGTCTTCCTGGTCAACAGCAGCGTTCTGCCGTATCTCTCAAAACGCTGTATATCCTTCAGCAAGAAGGCGGCAGCCTTATTGATCTCGTGTTAGACAGCGAAAGTATTGCTGATTTCATCCAACGCATTGAATACCTTGACTGCATTCACGATCACAATACCGCTGAAGTGCGCAAGCTCGATGCCCTTAAGAGCGAACTCGAAGCGGTGCAATCTGATCTTTCTTCGCAGCAGAAAGAAGTTCAACAGGCAGCTGATCGAGCAGAACGAACACTGAAGTCGGCTCAGTCAGCACGTGAAGAAGCTGAACAGCGAGCAATTGCGCTTGCAGCGGCACAGGCCGCGGAAGCAAAGCAACAGGCTCAAGAAGCTGCGGTTGCACAGGTGGCCACTGAAGCGGGGCAGGATGCCGCTAACACAGCGGTTGATAATTCCTCTCAGGACACTTCGGCGAATTACAGCGGTACAGTTAAAAGTGACGACGTCGACTGGTCAAGCGACAAAAAAGCGTTTGTTAATAAATGGTCTGGCCGTATTGATTCCTACCTTTCAGGGTCACCCCTGGCAGGGCAGGGACAAGTCTTTGCTGAAGCTGCCTGGGATTATGGTGTCGATCCGCGCTGGTCACCCGCTATTGCTTATAAAGAAAGCAGCTTAGGAGCCCATTGCTTCAAGCCACACAATGCGTGGGGTTGGGGTTCATCAAGCTGGAGCTCTTGGGATGAAGCTATTCGTGCGCATGTCTCAGGTTTGGCGCGCATCTATGGTAGTACGTTGACTCCAGAAGCAGCTCGCAAGTACTGTCCGCCGAACTCAACCGATTGGTACAACACGGTTCTCTCACAGATGCAATCAATCTAA
- the metG gene encoding methionine--tRNA ligase, giving the protein MSKGTFSITTPIYYVNAAPHLGTAYTTIGADVLSRYKRMDGYDVAFVGGMDEHGQKVADTAAKKGMTPQAWCDSMEPAFLDAWNLLDITYTDIVRTTEERQTRTVQRFWGDLYEKGWLYKDSYDGWYCVHEETYYAESDLEKDEDGTFVCPECHRPVQKASGEENWFFKLSEFQDRLLAFYDEHPDFIQPLTRRNEIVSFVKGGLKDLSISRSTFDWGIPLPFDTGHVAYVWADALLAYFTGIGYADEARAGEFEARWPMQYHFVGKDITRFHCVIWPAMLMAAGLPITHKVFGHGFLLTKGEKMSKSKGNGVMPADLVRIFGVDAYRYYFMSDVQFGHDGNISMERMVQVYNADLANTWGNLVSRVFNMTGKYFDGKVPEAPSSAVENPLRELANNLYETYDACMAAVDFTGAAAAVQQLASRVNLYVEDSAPWNLAKDPARADELAAVIYNALEACRIIALFMSPFMPRTSDEVFHRLSLDAASDSTDIESQSAWGLLPAGNAVEKGEPLFPRLDLEAIDLNLE; this is encoded by the coding sequence ATGTCAAAGGGAACTTTTTCCATCACCACTCCCATTTACTATGTCAATGCTGCTCCCCATTTGGGTACGGCCTACACAACCATAGGGGCCGACGTGCTTTCTCGCTACAAGCGCATGGATGGCTACGACGTGGCTTTTGTGGGCGGCATGGACGAACATGGGCAAAAGGTTGCCGATACCGCTGCCAAGAAGGGTATGACTCCGCAGGCATGGTGCGATTCCATGGAGCCAGCCTTTCTGGATGCATGGAACTTGCTTGACATTACCTACACCGACATCGTTCGTACGACAGAAGAGCGGCAAACGCGCACAGTGCAGCGCTTCTGGGGCGACCTCTATGAAAAGGGTTGGCTGTATAAAGATAGCTACGATGGCTGGTATTGTGTTCATGAAGAAACGTACTACGCTGAATCCGACTTGGAAAAAGACGAGGATGGCACGTTTGTGTGTCCCGAATGTCATCGTCCGGTTCAGAAGGCTTCAGGGGAAGAAAACTGGTTCTTCAAACTCTCGGAGTTCCAGGATCGCCTGCTTGCGTTCTATGATGAACACCCCGATTTTATTCAGCCTCTTACTCGGCGCAATGAAATCGTATCGTTTGTGAAGGGTGGCCTGAAGGACCTTTCTATTAGTCGTTCGACGTTTGACTGGGGTATTCCGCTTCCTTTTGATACGGGTCACGTGGCCTATGTATGGGCTGATGCGTTGCTCGCATACTTTACCGGCATTGGATATGCCGACGAAGCACGGGCAGGTGAATTTGAAGCACGCTGGCCGATGCAGTATCACTTTGTGGGTAAAGACATCACCCGTTTTCATTGCGTGATCTGGCCCGCTATGCTTATGGCGGCAGGTTTGCCTATAACGCACAAGGTGTTTGGACATGGCTTTTTGCTGACTAAGGGCGAAAAGATGTCGAAGTCAAAGGGCAATGGCGTTATGCCAGCCGATCTTGTTCGTATTTTTGGCGTTGACGCGTATCGGTATTACTTTATGAGTGATGTGCAGTTTGGCCATGATGGCAACATTTCAATGGAGCGCATGGTACAGGTGTACAACGCTGATTTGGCTAACACCTGGGGAAATCTTGTTTCACGTGTCTTCAATATGACCGGCAAGTATTTCGACGGCAAGGTGCCTGAAGCACCAAGTAGTGCTGTTGAAAATCCTTTGCGGGAACTCGCGAACAATTTGTATGAGACCTATGATGCCTGCATGGCTGCTGTTGATTTTACGGGCGCGGCAGCTGCTGTCCAGCAGCTTGCCAGTCGGGTAAATCTTTATGTTGAAGACAGCGCACCTTGGAATCTGGCAAAGGATCCCGCTCGCGCCGATGAGCTTGCAGCGGTTATCTACAATGCGCTTGAAGCCTGTCGTATTATTGCGCTGTTTATGTCACCGTTTATGCCGCGTACGTCTGACGAGGTCTTTCATCGCTTAAGCCTCGATGCAGCAAGTGATAGTACCGATATTGAATCACAGAGTGCCTGGGGTCTTTTGCCTGCTGGTAATGCCGTCGAAAAGGGCGAGCCACTGTTCCCGCGCCTGGACCTTGAAGCCATCGATCTCAATCTGGAATAA
- a CDS encoding TatD family hydrolase, which yields MASEQEDQPVFYDALIHQRRRHGHYRTIDGPLPPLEHPLADSHCHLASLSQRDLSLARAALWKVDFICDITDPVEDAGRTYTQLPAWELSARSWMSVIAPETEASLSRIRLACGCHPHNAKDFTEFVEARLITHLKDERTCCVGEVGLDYHYDLSPRDLQQRVFRRQIRLAHESGLPIALHVREAHEEALAILDDEGFPAAGTILHCCSLSPHDLEPWLDRGCSIAYGGALTFKKLDEAREGMKMVPIDRLLLETDCPYMTPEPLRGTENSPEFIVFTAERLAAERGISAGDDRRDFLATLHANTLSLLDRPATSWQTHTS from the coding sequence ATGGCATCAGAGCAGGAAGATCAACCGGTATTTTACGATGCGCTCATTCATCAGCGTCGTCGCCATGGGCACTATCGTACGATTGATGGGCCGCTGCCACCGCTTGAGCATCCTCTTGCTGATTCACATTGTCATTTAGCATCGCTTTCTCAGCGCGATCTTTCTTTAGCGCGTGCAGCGCTTTGGAAGGTTGACTTCATCTGCGATATTACCGACCCTGTAGAAGATGCGGGTCGCACCTATACCCAGCTTCCGGCGTGGGAATTGTCGGCACGTTCCTGGATGAGTGTGATCGCACCGGAAACGGAAGCTTCTCTATCGCGCATCCGTCTTGCTTGTGGATGTCATCCTCATAATGCGAAAGACTTTACTGAGTTTGTCGAAGCGCGTCTTATTACTCACCTCAAAGATGAGCGCACATGCTGCGTGGGTGAGGTTGGCCTTGATTACCATTACGATCTATCCCCGCGCGATCTGCAACAGCGGGTTTTTCGCCGACAGATACGCTTGGCCCATGAATCGGGTCTGCCAATAGCTCTGCATGTGCGTGAAGCACACGAAGAAGCACTGGCTATTCTTGATGACGAGGGGTTTCCGGCGGCTGGCACCATTCTGCATTGTTGTTCACTTTCTCCGCACGATTTAGAGCCGTGGCTCGATCGTGGATGTTCTATCGCGTATGGGGGTGCTCTTACCTTTAAAAAGCTCGATGAAGCGCGCGAGGGCATGAAAATGGTGCCAATCGATCGACTGTTGCTTGAAACTGACTGTCCTTATATGACACCTGAACCGCTGCGTGGTACGGAAAATAGCCCTGAATTTATCGTGTTTACTGCGGAGCGTCTCGCTGCTGAACGAGGCATTTCCGCAGGAGATGACCGTCGCGACTTTCTTGCGACGCTTCATGCAAATACGCTTTCCTTACTCGATCGTCCAGCAACATCATGGCAGACTCACACCTCGTAA